ATCTAAGTACAATTATTGGAAGTTTCGTTTTTGATTCTTTTTTTATTCGTTATTCGAAAGGGTATTTTGTTTTTTGAAACTATAAACTATATATTTCGAAATACTTAAGAATATATTAATAGATTTTCAATAAAAAAAGAAAAAAATGAATTCGAAATTCTTATCAACCAATTAATTTGTAGTTGAATTTTTAGTTATTGACCAAACAAAGAGAAAGGCCTCATTCTTTTATTTTAATTCAAACACCAAACATTCTTTTAACTTAAACCAAAACGGAACCTTAAAAGAATTGGAAATTTATCTTTAATAGAATAGGAGGTTTACCTACTCAGTTTTTCTTTGAGGCGAATTCAAAATTGTTCGAATTGTATAATCGTCAATTACTGGCATTGGTAAACGACCCAAAGCAATTTGATTATAATTCAATTCGTGACGGTCGTAAGTAGAAAGTTCATATTCTTCAGTCATTGATAAACAATTTGTTGGACAATACTCAACGCAGTTACCACAAAATATACAAATTCCGAAATCAATACTGTAATTAAGCAATCGTTTTTTTCGAATATCCGTTTCAAATTTCCAATCAACAACAGGCAGATCTATAGGGCATACACGAACACATACTTCACAAGCAATGCATTTATCAAATTCAAAATGGATTCGCCCGCGGAAACGCTCTGATGTGATTAATTTTTCATAAGGGTATTGAATAGTTACAGGTAAACGATTTGCGTGGGATAAGGTAATCATGAAACCTTGACCAATGTACCTTGCTGCTCGAACTGTTTGGTGGCCATAATTCATGAACCCAGTTACCATAGGGAACATATCGTGAATATCTATGAATAATTTTATGTTTGTTTCTTTCTCTTGTTTGAACCAAGTCATGAATCTTGTATTCTTTTTTTCTTTACAGTGTTACAGTGAAAGAAGTTGGAAAGAGGTTGTTAATAATAAATTCCCGAGAGAAATAGGTAAAAGAAATTTCCATCCAAGATTTAATAATTGGTCCATTCTTAACCTAGGTAAAGTCCATCTTGTTGCGATAGAAATAAACAAAAACAAATAAGTTTTAGCTAATGTAATAAAGATACCAATTGTCGTTCCAAAGATTCCATTCATTTTATTTATCTCAAATAGCTCAGGAACGAATACGTATGGAATGGAAATATTCCAACCACCCAAGTAAAGAACTGTTACAAATAACGAAGAAAGTAATAGATTTAGATAGGAAGCAACGTAAAATAAACCAAATTTGATACCCGAATATTCGGTTTGATACCCTGCTACTAATTCTTCCTCTGCTTCTGGTAAATCAAAAGGTAATCTCTCACATTCTGCTAGAGAAGAAATTAGAAAAACGATAAACCCTATTGGCTGACGCCACAAATTCCATCCCAAAAAACCATATTTTGCCTGTGCCTCAACTATATCAACTGTACTTGAACTGTTAGATAATTATAGTCGATGATAACATCACTGTTTACATCGCTAGTCCAAAACCGTACATGAGGTTTTCACCTCATACGGCTCCTCGTGGGTCACAAATAAATTTAAGGACTGAATCAGTATTATTTATCTTCATATGGTTGTAGAATAGATAGAGAAAAAATGGATTGGAAGGTCCAAAATTATACCAATGGAATTCTGTCTGCTATACTATGAAGAATAAAAAAAAAATAAAAAAAAAAGTGCTTCTGAATTGATCTCGCCCGTTAATAATTTCAATTTTTATTTGTTGAGTAATAACTTAAGCCTTCAATAAAATACTTCTTGTAGAAATATCAATAGATATTTCAACCCATTGTTTTCGATTACGAAAAAAATGAAACATTCCATTAGCTCATAAATCATGACACGAATTATATCTCTCTATATATATGAAAATGAAAGAAAGAATAAAAAAAAAGATTTCTTTTTTATTCTTTATTGTTTCTTTTTCGTTCCTATTCTTCTTTCTGATCTGAGAAAACCACGAATGGGGGCTTAAACTAAAAAATAGTAAAGGATTATTTCGTTCCTGATAGTTATTACTTTAATCGGTGGATAGGAGCATACTCTGGATCGGAATCGTGGGGAGTACTGCTTACTCATTTCTACTAATTTAAAGCCCCAATTAGTATTCTTTTTATGTTATCCAGAAATATCCTTTATATATAATTTACATAATCTCCATTACTAATCCTTTGTGTATTTTGGTGTTCCTAACCATCCACTCATTTTTTTTGTTCAATCCCCCGTTCGGCAATACATGTATGGGAATCCATACAAAGGATAGCGAAAACTCTATATGGTTGATCGTTTGAGCCCGCTTCAAGCTAGGTTGACTAATCAACCCGTCTTGGGGTAAAGGACTTCTTCTGCTTATGTTTTCTTCCACTTAACTCTTGTACATAGGAAATGAGACTCCATTTTTTTTGTTTAATTTACTGCGAATTTATAAGCTGCTTTCTTTCACTCATATATAACTATCTAATTTAGTTTATCAACCTGAAGGATAATAAAAAACGAAGATATCTATTCAATCCATTCAACTTATTTTCTAGAACGAAAGGAATAGGGAAAAGAAAAGTTTATATTTCAACGAATCGCACGTAGAGATATTGATAAAACACATAGAGTTAATGGTATTTCATAACTAATCGATTGAGCAGCAGCTCGCAGACCACCTAAAAAGGAATATTTATTATTTGATCCGTATCCTGACATAAGAAGTCCAACAGGAGCAATACTTGAAATGGCAATCCATAAAAAAATACCGATATTGAGATCGGCTAAAATAAGGTGATAGCTAAAAGGAATTACTGAAAAACTTAGTAAGATGGATATGACTGCTATAGATGGTCCAATACTGAATAAACGAGTATTTCCTCTAGATGGAAGAATATTCTCTTTGAAAAGCAGTTTTGTTCCATCTGCTAGAGCTTGAAGAATTCCCAAAGGACCGGCGTATTCAGGCCCAATACGTTGTTGTATTCCTGCAGATATTTCTCTTTCTAACCATACAATTACTAGTACACCTATTGTGATTCCCAATACAAGAGTCAAAATAGGGACAAACATCCATATGATCCCATAGACCTCTTTTAAAGATTCCAATCTGTAAAAGGAATTGATATCTTGTACTTCTGTTGTATAAATTATCATTTCAACGATCAACTTCTCCCATAATGATATCTATGCTACCTAGTATCGTCATAATATCAGCCAATTTCATTCTTTTAACTAACTGAGGAAGAATTTGCAAATTGATAAAACCCGGCGGGCGAATTTTCCATCTCCAAGGAAAACCACTTTGATCCCCTATCAGAAAAATTCCTAATTCTCCCTTTGGGGCTTCCATTCTCGCATAAAGTTCTTGTCTCGGTAATTCAAACGTAGGAGAAGGTTTTTTACTAATGAATCGATATTCAAAATCATTCCATTCTGGATCCCTTTCTCTATCAAAGCATCGGATTTCTAAATTCTCATAGGGACCCCCCGGAATTCCTTCCAGGGCCTGTTGAATTATTTTTATGGATTCCGTCATTTCACTCATTCGGACTAAATAACGAGCTAATGAATCTCCTTCTTTTTGCCACTGGATTTCCCAATCAAATTCGTCGTAACACTCATAATGATCAACTTTACGAAGATCCCATTTGATTCCAGATGCTCGTAGCATTGGGCCGGATAAACCCCAATTTATTGCTTCTTCTCCACCAATAACGCCTACCCCTTCAACTCGTTCTAAAAAAATAGGATTTCGCGTAATAAGTTTTTGATATTCAACAATTCCTGTTAAAAAATAATCGCAGAAATCCAAACATTTATCTATCCAGCCATAAGGTAGATCGGCCGCGACTCCTCCGATACGAAAATAATTATGCATCATTCTCATACCGGTGGCAGCTTCGAATAGATCATATACTAATTCTCTTTCTCTGAAAATATAGAAAAAAGGGGTCTGTGCACCAATATCTGCCATAAAAGGTCCAAGCCATAACAGATGAGAAGCTATACGACTCAACT
Above is a genomic segment from Theobroma cacao chloroplast, complete genome containing:
- the ndhI gene encoding NADH-plastoquinone oxidoreductase subunit I, which gives rise to MFPMVTGFMNYGHQTVRAARYIGQGFMITLSHANRLPVTIQYPYEKLITSERFRGRIHFEFDKCIACEVCVRVCPIDLPVVDWKFETDIRKKRLLNYSIDFGICIFCGNCVEYCPTNCLSMTEEYELSTYDRHELNYNQIALGRLPMPVIDDYTIRTILNSPQRKTE
- the ndhA gene encoding NADH-plastoquinone oxidoreductase subunit 1, with amino-acid sequence MIIYTTEVQDINSFYRLESLKEVYGIIWMFVPILTLVLGITIGVLVIVWLEREISAGIQQRIGPEYAGPLGILQALADGTKLLFKENILPSRGNTRLFSIGPSIAVISILLSFSVIPFSYHLILADLNIGIFLWIAISSIAPVGLLMSGYGSNNKYSFLGGLRAAAQSISYEIPLTLCVLSISLLSNSSSTVDIVEAQAKYGFLGWNLWRQPIGFIVFLISSLAECERLPFDLPEAEEELVAGYQTEYSGIKFGLFYVASYLNLLLSSLFVTVLYLGGWNISIPYVFVPELFEINKMNGIFGTTIGIFITLAKTYLFLFISIATRWTLPRLRMDQLLNLGWKFLLPISLGNLLLTTSFQLLSL
- the ndhH gene encoding NADH-plastoquinone oxidoreductase subunit 7, with the protein product MNIPATEKDLMIVNMGPHHPSMHGVLRLIVTLDGEDVVDCEPILGYLHRGMEKIAENRTIIQYLPYVTRWDYLATMFTEAITVNGPEQLGNIQVPKRASYIRVIMLELSRIASHLLWLGPFMADIGAQTPFFYIFRERELVYDLFEAATGMRMMHNYFRIGGVAADLPYGWIDKCLDFCDYFLTGIVEYQKLITRNPIFLERVEGVGVIGGEEAINWGLSGPMLRASGIKWDLRKVDHYECYDEFDWEIQWQKEGDSLARYLVRMSEMTESIKIIQQALEGIPGGPYENLEIRCFDRERDPEWNDFEYRFISKKPSPTFELPRQELYARMEAPKGELGIFLIGDQSGFPWRWKIRPPGFINLQILPQLVKRMKLADIMTILGSIDIIMGEVDR